CTGAGACATTCGAGACTCAGACTGCTTTGTTATTTACCTTTGCAGCAGCCGGATCTAATCCaaggaaaagaaatggaatAAGCTCCTGTGTGCCGCTTGTTAAATATCCTCGGCGGACTTCTACCTGCAGCGGAAGGCACAATGGAAATGAAAGGAACCGCTTCTCAACCTCTTACATGTAATAACGGCAGTGAAAGGTGAGCTTGCTGGTGATGTCGCGTTCACTCTGACTTCATCACTTTCTGTTGGGTATCGTTGTTAAAtgtttgttctttatttatCTTCTTTATTATTATCAGCTTATTTTCATCAACTCTTTGCATTTGtaagttttgttttattcaaacatgtaacgcatttattttttagaggTCAAATACAAAGTAAAATATCCTAGCTGAGCATTACTTTGTGGAAAATATACTAGTTTATTCTGTTGAGCCTGAATGTTCCTCCAAGCCACCAATCTCACCTGAGAGTAATTTAAAACGGAGTAACCATCCAGCCACTTGATCTCCACACAGCAGAAACCCAACCTCTTGGAGGCTGTTGTAATGTCTGTCATCAGGGGACAGGAGCAAGGggaaaggggtggggggggagtgaCCCCAGATGTCAGCCGCCGCTTCACACTCGTGAACTTAGTGCACGGCGGCCGCACGGTGCTGACCTGTGTGGATCTGCCTCCTCAGGATCGACCCCTACGGCTTCGAGAGACCTCACGACTTTGAATCCTACCAGGAGATGATGAACGAGTACGTAGCCGTCCTCGACCGCCGCTCGATGAGATGGTCCAAGCTCCTTCAGGAGAAACCACACGTGGAGAAGAACCTGACAGGTATCAGGCAACAGACGAACAATTGCTCTCTGGTGCCTCCGCGGTGGTCATGTGGCTTTAATTACAACATCTTTTTTACAAGTGAAACGCTACGTGCGTAAGGGCGTCCCCAATGAGCACCGGGCCAGGATTTGGATGGCAGCCAGCGGTGCACAGGAGCGCCTGGAGAGCAAACCGGGTCATTACCAGTCTCTGCTGGCCATGGAGCACGACACCAAGCTGAAGGAAACCATCCGTACAGGTGCACGCTAAAGGCATTTTGTCAACAAGTCAAAGTAAAGAGGATTTAATTCCATTCAGCTGCGTTAGTTTCAGGCTATTGGTATGTGGTGAATGCGACAGAGGCATCACCAATGTCAGTTAGAAGCACACAAAGAGTCTGGATGCCGTGAAGAAGGGTGCTCATCCCGTCTCCCCGGTCCCCACCACCCCAGACATGCACAGGACCTTTCCTGACAACGTCCTCTTCCAAAGCAGAGCAGAGCCCAGCCTGCAGGGGGCTTTGTACAATGTGCTGCTGGCCTACGGACACCACAACACGGAAGTGGGATACTGTCAGGTGAACAAATCCATTTCTCCTCCCCACTGTTAACATAGCATCTGTTTGCCCAAAGAACAGGACTGGCTGGTCTCTTATTATCAATTCATACACATGGGAAGAGTTTTCTCTAAATGGTTTGTTTGCTTGAGCAATATTCACTTTGTTTCCTGGACAGAAAACCCAATAAGGCACATTTTGCACCATCTTTAGGTCAAATAAAGGCAGAGGATGTTTACTAATGGTAAAGAATTAAAAGAGTACATTTACTTTATGCTTTCCCAGACATGCAAGAATGTCATCACAACTATATTGACGATATATTAGTGAGACATCCTTCACTAACTTTTTCAAATATGTTGTTGGATGTATCCGGTTCTGTCACGTGTTTGCACACACATGTCAGAATGAGCTACAGTAGTGAATGCCAGCAGGCTGTTCTGTTCATGTCAGGGCATGAACTTCATCGCGGGCTACCTCATGATCATCACCAAAGATGAAGAGAAGTCCTTCTGGCTCATGGACGCGTTGTTGGGCAGAATGCTCCCAGGTACCGTTTCTTTTTCTACCCACAGGCATTATTTGGCCCGGGAGTGGTTCGGTGCACTCATTTAACCCACCTGCAACAAAGGTTTGCACACGTTCCTCTTTATGAGGGGAAGAAAGACCAGATCATGTCACTGCTCGACCCCCTTTCATTCAAATGTGTTCTTCGTCATTTTATTATGCTGTAAAGTGATCCTCTTGTTACTTGTTTAAACCAAtaactgtatttttttgtgGTGCACTTGCAGCAGGGTTTGGTCACTGATGTCTTAAATAAATATCAGGGTAGTTGAGGCAACGTATTTGTAATGACTGACACCTTCTGGACAAACGTAATATGCAACATTTAGATTTGATctgagaaacagaaagaaagggcCAGCGCACAACAAGCGATCACTACTGCACCCAGGAAGTATtggacaaagaaaataaaaacctcaTCTACTTGGTGGATATTGCAGACTTCTACAGCCCGGCCATGATGGGCCTGAAGACTGACCAGGAGGTTCTCGGGGAGCTGGTGAAGGCCAAAGCCCCCGCAGTGGGACAGCTCATGGCCCAGTATCCCGGCATATGGACACTCGTGGTGTCCCGCTGGTTCATCTGCCTCTACATCGACATTCTCCCAATTGAGGTACGGAAGCGTTCTCTTTAACGCTGGAGACAAATGAGGAGTCCGTGGTGATGTTTTACAGGCGTCTGTGCACCGTTTCTCCTTTCTTGCAGACGGTTTTGCGAATTTGGGATTGCCTTTTCTACGAGGGCTCCAAGGTTCTTTTCCGCGCTGCGCTGACTCTCATCATTCACCACCAGCCAGAGATCCTCCGAGCTCGCTCATTGACCGACGTGTGCGAGTGCTTTAAACAAATCACCTGCGGCGctttcaccctggactgccacACCTTCATGCAGGTGCGGCGCGAAAGGAAAGCAAACTTAGTAGGTGGTGAAACCACGAGAAAAGCCAGATACCTCAAAATGTACACCCAAATATTTACAGTGTACTATTCATACGTGTATTCATTAATTtaggaacatttaaaaatatatattttcgtttttttaaatcatcagACGCTGGAAATAGTGGGGAATTCTTCCGTGTTGCATCTTTGACAGATTGCACAGAGAATAGATTATAGTATTATAATAATTAGAAAAATAAGTGCCATGTGAGGGATTTGATCCACTTCTGGAATGCAAAATCCTTGTTTGCAGAGAGTGTTATTCGTGGATAAGGTGAAGCTGAAGCTTATTCGGTCGGCCTTCTAGCTGCGTAAACGTCTTAAGAGGGAAATAATCCTGAACCTTCATCAATTTGGTGAAATTCTCTCAAACTCTGTTCACAGAAAATCTTCACAGAACCTGGGAGCTTGTCGACGGCGACCATTGATAAACTCAGAGAGAAATGTAGACACAGAATACTGGAGGAAGAATCCGGAAGGCCGTAAAGTGTTGGattcagcacccccccccccctccccctccccctccatgtaACAACTGTACTATGATGACAGTTGATCCACCACCAGATGCACTACTGGGGGCTTCTTGTGTTGCTTGTGTTGAGATCTCACACTAAACAGAATGTCAGCTGCtataaaaacattcattcatcaaaCCTGATACTTATCTATTTAAAACTGCCACTGATTTTAGGACATGCACTATAGAAGTATTATTTTTGCAGTAGTTTGGGAGGGAAACAATTGCTTTGAAATTccgttttatatttattttaattgaaagaGGGAAATATATCTCAGTTAACCTGTTCAAACTACACAAACCTGTTAATCTCTCTAATCTTTTCCCTGATCTAGCTTACCGCAAAACTGCCTCTGCCAaataaagggaaagaaaaaagggtcatttcaatgttccatttttgGTGCCTGGGGCCGATCGTAGCAGACAACACCATGTGTTTACCAAACACCGCGGGACGTCTTTCCTCCACGCTGCGAATACAGACGGACACACTGAGGAGCAGAGATGTGATGAAACTGGACAGTAACACTAAAGAGAATTTAATAATCAGTCATTCACACCTGCAGGATGTAAACCCCCTTACATGAAAAAAGGGCTCTAAACTATTCATGCATTTGCAGGATTCAACAGCACTATTATTCTAGAATAGTGCATTGACTCTTTTATTAAGTCCAAACAAACCAGAAACCAGTTTGACAACCGCTGAATGAACGTACAACGgccaaaatgaatcaaatagtGTTCATACACGTTTATTGACCTCTCCTTTAGAAAACGGCTCAAACAAATCAATTAAAACCCAATTAAATCACTACATGGACATTTAGATCACGGTGGATAAAAACATAACCAAGATAACAAACATCTGCACTTTCTCCCACATCAAACAATGCACATGCGTGGTAGTAACAGTATATGAGGGCTACGGGAGACACACAGACGGTGTCCCAGGCAGTGAGCAGGTACCTCCATGGTATTTACTTTAATCCCATCTATGTTACAGCTGGGAAGGCACTGAATAACACAGGACACATGTCCCTGGACACTTTAGTCCTTAGAAGACAATATTTGAGATAACTTTAGTGCAACTTCTTccactaaagaaaaaaaaaaaaaaacacggtaTGAATCATATTTAggggaaaggaaacaaaaactaGACAACCAGTGGATTTAAAAACGTCCAGCGTGTTATTACACCTACAGGATGTCGTGAACGTTCTCATCCACCCGAGAGAAGTGGGTGTATGAGAGtgtattttagtttgtttgagGGAAACTCCTGTTTGGTGCAAACATTGTAACAGACTGCAAACCATCATTCCTCAAATAATGTCACATTTTGGGAAAATCTGTGCCTTGAATTTGGCCATAAACAATTATCTTACAAAGTACCCCTATAAAATCAGTTAGGTACCCTGAAGAGGGAAATAAGGGACATATTTCACACCCATTccagtgaacaaaataaattcctaaatgcattttaaCTTTGACTCCTTGCATGTCCTTTTTAAGATTAGTTCATTGTGATTTTAGTAGGTTCACATAAAATCTGCAAGCTAGGGCTGAAAAGAAACCTCAGATCTTTCCTGTATGAAGTGGATTAACTTAGTCAAAAATATTCCCTTTATAATAACAAACCTCATTTGGGGAAAGACCACAAAAAGGTCTTCAAAGCAGATGAACAACAAGAAAAGCTACAGTAGCTTTTCCATCAAAGTCACACAATCCCTCAAAGTTCCTTTCACAGAAATCATAAATAGTAGAATACAATTTGAGAACTCTTATTGATCAACATCCACGCTCAGCTTCACGTAGTACCGgtaggtcccccccccccccccccccccccaattcatCTCAATCTCCAAACAAAGcccccttttctttccaaaaATGAGCGCCCCAgttcagaaaaaaaaggcttatCAACCTCAAAGTGACAATGACTAGTGTTACTCATGAGGGCAAATAACAGCACACGCAGATGCaaggagaggcggggggggggggggtttagtagTCTAATGAAACAGTGGTTAATCTTAAGAGTCGGCAGCTGCGCGCTCTGGTCTCTGGGGACATGAGACCTCAGATGGTCTGGTAGCCGGCGTGGCTCCGCTTCCTCCCGATGAGGTACGCCAGGAGCACGATGAGGACCAGGCCGGCAAGAGCTGCGCCCACTACGATGGGGATCAACATGTCGTCTTCATCCAACTGGCATTCCTCCgctgagagagagcgagagagagagagggggggggggggcattaaagcGAGACGAAGCACATTCATTTGAACCTCGAGGCGACTGGGCGGAGGGCCTACCTGCTCCAAACTGATCTCCGCTGAGACCGAACGGCTGCACCTGCAGCTGGAAGGTGTTGATGGAGAAATTCTGGGCCACAGTCAGAGTCTGCTCCTCGTGGCACATGTACGAGAACCCAAAGGTGCCCCGCAGCGAGTCCAGACTGCGGTTGGTGGCTGAGAAGCGCTCTACAGCGGGAGCACGGGGAGGCACTCGTTACGGGAGTAGGAGCAGTGACGGGACCAACGAAACGTGACGCATTCAACGGTTACAGAGCGGCTGGTTTTCTACTGAAGGAAAGGTCTCTGTGTTAAAGTAAAACATTAAGTAGCACCTAGTCAAAATAGTTCCTTCCCCGTCTAAATTAAAAGTAGTTTACAACACAGAATCACTGCGTCTTTGTACATGTGACACGAAACCGCAAAAATCCAGATTAAATTACAAACAACGGAGTTGGATCACGTGCTTATTTAACCAGATAAAAGTAGTTGCCATAGGAACTGGTGGGTTTAATGGACTCACCTTTCATGTCTGGCAAGTCTGCTGACAGAGACACTTCACTCAGGTGGTACTTCTTGGACGTGGCATTCTGGAGAGAAGACAGTGAGACCGACAGAAGTCAGTTATGTTGCAGTAAAGGGAGTTTAACGCAAGCTCCATCTGGCGCCTAGTGGCTACTTCATGAAGTACAAGGGGTTTAGTGCACATGGTTGTGAGGGGGGGGCCTTTGTCCACCTTTCCTggcttaaggctggcgcatgcttctgcgtcgttaaGTAACGTGTTTTGGTCAAAGACGACCTAGAAACTCACGTCTTTGTATGTGGAAgttgtttgttggtttatttatttatcatagactttattgccccgtgcatcgccactgttgctttttaTCGCAGAcgcatttgtcccgtattttcctccacaacattgtgcacctctcgaccggcaaaccggcgtttgcggcgatttCCCTctgtgaatccaacccgcttctacaacccgccgaTGGCGGcgtgtataagcggtcatatttacggatttcttccATCAAAggttcttcaatctgctccgttctctcataaacattcttcgttttaataatggcggtatcgggctatgaaagcggaaatgtgagactccgtaaaggacgtagttagcggaccaatcgcagcctggtgcgctgcgggaggcttgcgtcgcttgcgTTGacagcgacgcaagcctagaaaaatgggcaaggggggcttgcgtctgcgtcgctctgaaagcgcagaagcataaactaggcttaagattGACAAGTCCGAGGAGCATGAAGCGCGGACACACAAAATAAGCAGGCAACAAATACCCTCAGTGACTTACCAGAGTGAAGATAAAGGTGAGGTTGATCTTCTCTGCCTCCGACGAGAGCAGCAGGGAGGCCCTGTCCGACTCACATGACCCGGAGGCCTTTGTCACATTGGGCCGAAGGTTCAGAACCTCCTGCACCGTCTGTAGAACAGACGTTAACATTTAGCATTGCAAACTTGTTAATGCGTCTGTATATTTAGCTCCAGCGGAATTCAGACATCTGCGCGGTGGGTTATATTTAGGCACCTTATTTTGTGAGTTGAAGGTGACGTTGAGCTGGAGACCCATGGACGCCAGTAAACAGGCAGTACCGTTGCTACTGGCGACCACGTAGTTTCCTTTCTCAGGCCTGCCGGGGTCTTTGTGCGGGGCGGCAGTGGTTTGGGCTGTTGTCGGAGGGGCCACTGTAGCCAAACCCTGGTGCAGCACAGCAGCTGCAAGAAGCGTATGTTGAGAGTCTAGACGAGGATCACTGAGATGTACATTAAATAAATAGGATTTCAACCaacagtaataaataaaacacttctgAATTTAAGTTAAAGGCTTAGGTTTTTTCAATCTGCATGATGGGCTCATTTTGATTACAGGATTTCACTATAAGTGAGTAAAGACCCCGATTGGAGTTCAACCTTAAGATTTTCCTTTCCATTTTTATCTGAAAATGCCTATTTTCTCTTGGTCTTGTTAGGTTAGGCTGGGACAAGCTTAATCGGTATTCAGACCCTTGACTAGTTAACATACGTTTAAAAATACACACGCAAGTCATGTCATATTCGATACCAGGCTCGCAGTGACATCTAAAAACCAATAATTCATTTGGATCTCGAAGAAAAACTTGTTTTTAGAAGAGTATTTTAAATGGTTGATAAAGGAGAAGTAACTCCGTGGTGTGATTATCAAACACAAGGAGGAAGTGGATTGAACCGTAGAGCCCCACGCTTTAAGTAGTACGTACCACAATAAGCCAAACCCTATATGGTTTATTATAGTAATAAAGAACAGGGCTGGAAATCAATCTTTCTGTCGATA
The window above is part of the Gasterosteus aculeatus chromosome 16, fGasAcu3.hap1.1, whole genome shotgun sequence genome. Proteins encoded here:
- the LOC120833996 gene encoding growth hormone-regulated TBC protein 1-A, which produces MEMKGTASQPLTCNNGSERIDPYGFERPHDFESYQEMMNEYVAVLDRRSMRWSKLLQEKPHVEKNLTVKRYVRKGVPNEHRARIWMAASGAQERLESKPGHYQSLLAMEHDTKLKETIRTDMHRTFPDNVLFQSRAEPSLQGALYNVLLAYGHHNTEVGYCQGMNFIAGYLMIITKDEEKSFWLMDALLGRMLPDFYSPAMMGLKTDQEVLGELVKAKAPAVGQLMAQYPGIWTLVVSRWFICLYIDILPIETVLRIWDCLFYEGSKVLFRAALTLIIHHQPEILRARSLTDVCECFKQITCGAFTLDCHTFMQKIFTEPGSLSTATIDKLREKCRHRILEEESGRP
- the lamp1b gene encoding lysosome-associated membrane glycoprotein 1b isoform X2; amino-acid sequence: MTQIGGVQPWFLGVTLQLILAAVLHQGLATVAPPTTAQTTAAPHKDPGRPEKGNYVVASSNGTACLLASMGLQLNVTFNSQNKTVQEVLNLRPNVTKASGSCESDRASLLLSSEAEKINLTFIFTLNATSKKYHLSEVSLSADLPDMKERFSATNRSLDSLRGTFGFSYMCHEEQTLTVAQNFSINTFQLQVQPFGLSGDQFGAAEECQLDEDDMLIPIVVGAALAGLVLIVLLAYLIGRKRSHAGYQTI
- the lamp1b gene encoding lysosome-associated membrane glycoprotein 1b isoform X1, translated to MNCPQPAPQRRGELQLATGSSASWAFNLQRLHGNETDPRLDSQHTLLAAAVLHQGLATVAPPTTAQTTAAPHKDPGRPEKGNYVVASSNGTACLLASMGLQLNVTFNSQNKTVQEVLNLRPNVTKASGSCESDRASLLLSSEAEKINLTFIFTLNATSKKYHLSEVSLSADLPDMKERFSATNRSLDSLRGTFGFSYMCHEEQTLTVAQNFSINTFQLQVQPFGLSGDQFGAAEECQLDEDDMLIPIVVGAALAGLVLIVLLAYLIGRKRSHAGYQTI